Proteins from a genomic interval of Rhodothermales bacterium:
- the atpD gene encoding F0F1 ATP synthase subunit beta, giving the protein MEAVATATGEVVQIVGPVVDAQFPADSVPEILDALTIDREDGSTLVLEVQQHLGENRVRTVAMDSTDGLTRGTTVVNTGQAISMPTGPEVRGRLFNVVGRAIDGLPQPASEGDRPIHADPPGYDELATSVEMLETGIKVIDLLQPYARGGKIGLFGGAGVGKTVTIMELINNIAKAHEGLSVFAGVGERTREGNDLMREMLEAGVMDYGEAFRHSMEEGGWDLDKVDMDKVKDSNIALVFGQMNEPPGARARVALSGLTIAEYFRDLGGRDVLLFVDNIFRFTQAGSEVSALLGRMPSAVGYQPTLATEMGALQERITSTKKGSITSVQAIYVPADDLTDPAPATTFAHLDATTVLSRQIASLGLYPAIDPLDSTSRILDPRVIGDDHYDTAMAVKQLLQRYKELQDIIAILGMDELSDEDKLVVGRARRAQRYMSQPFFVAEQFTGTPGAYVKIDDTIRGFKMILSGELDHLPERAFAYKGAIEEVIEAGEKMLADEK; this is encoded by the coding sequence ATGGAAGCAGTAGCCACCGCCACCGGCGAAGTTGTACAGATTGTCGGCCCTGTGGTCGATGCGCAGTTCCCGGCCGACTCCGTGCCGGAGATTCTGGACGCCCTCACGATTGACCGTGAGGACGGCTCCACGCTGGTGCTTGAAGTGCAGCAGCACCTTGGCGAGAACCGTGTGCGCACGGTGGCCATGGACTCGACCGATGGACTGACCCGCGGCACGACCGTGGTCAATACCGGTCAGGCCATCTCCATGCCGACCGGCCCCGAGGTACGAGGCCGTCTGTTCAACGTGGTGGGTCGCGCCATCGACGGGCTGCCGCAGCCCGCATCGGAAGGCGATCGCCCGATCCATGCCGACCCGCCGGGCTACGACGAGCTGGCTACGTCGGTCGAGATGCTCGAGACGGGTATCAAGGTGATTGACCTGCTCCAGCCCTACGCACGTGGTGGCAAGATTGGTCTCTTCGGTGGTGCCGGTGTCGGCAAGACCGTGACGATCATGGAGCTCATCAACAACATCGCCAAGGCCCACGAGGGTCTGTCGGTATTTGCCGGCGTCGGCGAGCGTACGCGTGAGGGCAACGACCTCATGCGCGAGATGCTCGAGGCCGGTGTGATGGACTACGGCGAGGCCTTCCGGCACTCCATGGAGGAGGGCGGCTGGGACCTCGACAAAGTCGACATGGACAAGGTCAAGGATTCGAACATCGCCCTGGTGTTCGGGCAGATGAACGAGCCGCCTGGGGCCCGTGCCCGTGTGGCACTGTCCGGCCTGACCATTGCCGAGTACTTCCGCGATCTGGGTGGTCGTGACGTGCTGCTCTTCGTCGACAACATCTTCCGGTTCACGCAGGCCGGTTCCGAGGTGTCCGCCCTTCTGGGACGTATGCCTTCGGCCGTGGGTTACCAGCCCACGCTCGCCACCGAGATGGGTGCCCTGCAGGAGCGCATCACCTCCACCAAGAAGGGCTCGATCACGTCCGTGCAGGCCATCTATGTGCCGGCTGACGACCTTACCGACCCGGCACCGGCCACCACGTTTGCCCACCTCGACGCCACGACGGTGCTGTCGCGCCAGATCGCGTCCCTGGGTCTGTACCCGGCCATTGACCCGCTGGACTCCACGTCCCGGATCCTGGACCCGCGCGTCATCGGCGACGACCACTACGACACGGCCATGGCCGTGAAGCAGCTGCTGCAGCGCTACAAGGAACTGCAAGACATCATCGCCATCCTCGGCATGGACGAACTGTCCGACGAAGACAAGCTGGTTGTGGGCCGTGCGCGTCGTGCGCAGCGCTATATGTCGCAGCCGTTCTTCGTCGCGGAGCAGTTCACGGGCACGCCGGGTGCGTACGTCAAGATTGACGACACCATCCGCGGCTTCAAGATGATCCTCTCGGGTGAGCTGGATCACCTGCCGGAGCGCGCGTTCGCCTACAAAGGCGCCATCGAGGAAGTCATCGAGGCCGGCGAGAAAATGCTCGCTGACGAGAAGTAG
- a CDS encoding F0F1 ATP synthase subunit epsilon, translated as MADALQVEIVSPAGSVFRGAVSGIIAPGVEGSFEVLKDHAPMIAAFEVGTLKVKNQKGESFEFVTSGGFVEVLNNRVTVLAESAEPVGAIDVERAKAAEERALERLAESGSTEEKEKAAADLERARNRLRAAMGSV; from the coding sequence ATGGCAGACGCTCTGCAGGTAGAAATCGTCTCGCCGGCAGGCAGCGTCTTTCGGGGCGCTGTTTCCGGCATCATCGCCCCGGGCGTTGAGGGCTCCTTTGAGGTTCTCAAGGACCATGCTCCGATGATCGCGGCCTTTGAGGTCGGCACGCTGAAGGTCAAGAACCAGAAGGGCGAGAGCTTTGAGTTCGTGACTTCTGGCGGTTTCGTCGAAGTGCTCAACAATCGTGTCACGGTTCTGGCCGAGTCGGCCGAGCCCGTCGGCGCGATCGATGTCGAGCGCGCCAAGGCGGCCGAGGAGCGGGCGCTGGAGCGCCTGGCCGAGTCCGGCTCCACAGAAGAGAAAGAGAAGGCTGCTGCAGACCTGGAGCGGGCAAGAAACAGGCTGCGGGCAGCGATGGGCTCGGTTTAG